ACGCTCCCACTCCGCCGCGCTCAGCGGACCCGGCTTGTCCCAGAGATTGGTGGGCACGCTCACCATGCCCAGGTCATGGAGCAGCCCCGCCCGGCGCAGCATCGTGCAGGTGGCCGCATCCAGTCCGGCGGCCCGGCCCGCGGCCTCCGAGAGCGCCGCCACGCCCGAGGAATGTCCCAGCGTGTAGGTCGACTTCAGGTCCACGAAGTCCGCGAAGGCACGCGCCACGTCCTCCAGCCGCGCCGCGTCCTCGGGAGGCCTCCGGCCCGGCTCGGCGGCCAGTACCGCGTCCCAGACCGAGGGCGCGTCCAGCCTGACCAGCAGCGCCGGCGCACATCGGTCGAAGGTGCGCGCCACTCGTGGGTCGAAGTGACTGCCACTGCGCTTGCGCACCATTTCACGGGCCGCGCTCGCTCCGCCAAGCCGGTGATGGACCTCCGCCGCGCAGGCCACGTGCAGGACGCGCGCGACGAAGGACAGCGCTTCGCCCTCGCGGGCGCCCGGGGCTCCCTTCCCATCCCAGCGCTCGTAGAGCTGTCCGAGTGCCTCCGTCACTCCCGCTCCCATGCCCAGCCTCGCGGCGAGACGGACGGCGACTTCGCAGGTGCTGCGTGCCATGGCGCCATAGGCGCGCTTCGCACCAACCAGGGTTCCGGCCACCACGCGGGTCCGCTTCAGTGGGCCCAGCCCCTTGCCCAACCTCATGAGGGTGGCGGGGAGCAACTCGGCGTTCCGGCCGAAGTCCACGGGCGAGTAGAGCTGCTTGGCGGCGATGTCGTCTCCCATCGCGGCGGCTTCCTCGGGGGCAAAGGCGGTGCAGCCCACGTAGCGAAGCATCCCCGCGTCATAGGCGTCGGAGACCTCCTGCTCGCTGCCTCCCGCCTCGCGCGCCAGCTCCACCGCGAGCAGGCAGGTGCGCAGCGCCGTCTCCATCGGGTTGCCGTTCGCCAGGTCCGTGGCCAGCGAGAGGGCACCCAATACCTCGGCGAGCCGGAGCGTCTGGGGCAGGGAAGGCACGCCCCGAGTATCGCCTTGAATCACGGGGGAGGGGCGACCAGACCCCGGGCCGCACGTGTATCTGGCAGGACAAGGCCCCCTCGCATCACGGATGCACACAGGCCGTGCGATGTAGGCTCGACAGAGGTATCAAGGCCCGACGCATGCCCACGAAGCACACGCTCTCAGCCGACATGTCGACGCCTCCCGGCCGGGACCCGGCCCGGCGGTCGCCGACCGTGCGCACCGTGCCGACGCTGACCATCGTCGCCCATCCCCAGCTCCAGCGCGTGGGCGACCGACTGCTGCTGGAGTCGCTGGCCACCGATGGCAAGCCCGCGGCCCTGTCCCGCAACGCCCCGGACTTCTCGCGGCCCGGCGGCCTGCTCGCCCTCCCTCTGGGAGACCCGTTCATCAGCCGCACCCCCGTGCAGTTCGAGCCCGGGCCCGAGGAAGGGGTGCGGCTGCGGGTGCCCGAGGACGCGACCCAGGTGCGCGTGGCCACCGAGCCCCTCATCGGCCGCCGCGACTTCACTCGCGAGGAGCTGGCCGCGGGCGTGCCGCTGGTGCTCGCCGAGCGCGTGGTGCTGCTGCTCCACCTCACGTCGCCCACTCAAGACTCCGGCCCCGAGGACCTGGGCATCGTGGGGCAGGGTGAGGGCATCCGTCATGTGCGTGAGGACATTGCCCGCGTGGCGGACCTGGACGTCCCCGTGCTCATCCGGGGCGAGACGGGCACCGGCAAGGAGCTGGTGGCGCGCGCCATCCACGAGCGCGGAGCCCGCCGTGCGGGCCCCTTCGTCAGCGTCAACCTGGGCGCGCTCGCCAAGGAGCTGGTCTCCGCCGAGCTGTTCGGCGTCGAGCGCGGCGCGTACACCGGCGCCGTCAAGGACCGCGAGGGCTTCTTCCGCGCCGCCCAGGGCGGCACCCTCTTCCTCGACGAGGTGGGCGAGGCCCCGGCCGAGGTGCAGACCGCGTTGCTGCGCGTGCTCGAGACGGGCGAGGTCTACCCGGTGGGCGGCCACACCCCGGTGCCCGTCGACGTGCGGCTGGTCTCCGCCACCGACGCCGAGCTGGAGGCGCGCATCGAGGAACGACAATTCCGGGCGCCGCTGCTGCACCGGCTGGCCGGCTATGAAATCCACGTGCCGCCGCTGCGCGCGCGCCGCGAGGACATCTCCCCGCTGTTCCTCCACTTCGCCCGCCAGGAGCTGGAGGCCACGGGCGAGGCCGGGCGGCTGTCCTCCTCGGAGCCGCGCGCCGAGCCCTGGCTGACCGCCGCCCTCGCCGTGCGCCTCATTCGCTACGCGTGGCCCGGCAACGTGCGCCAGCTGCGCAATGTCGCCCGACAGCTCGTCATCGGCAGCCGGGGCCTGTCCCGCCTGCGCGTCGACACCCGGCTGGAGCAGCTGCTGGATGTCGAGGCCCTGCCCGTGCCCGGACGCGCCTCGGCTCCGACGGAGGCCCCGGCCCCGGACGGCACCGAGCCGAAGGGCTCCCGGCGCAAGCCCGCCGAGGTGGGCGAGCAGGAATTGCTGGAGGCCCTGCGCGCCTGCTCCTGGGACCTCAAGGCCACCGCGGACTGGCTGGGCATTCCCCGCCCCTCCGTCTACGTGCTCATCGACAAGAGCTCCCTGCTGCGCACCGCGCGGGACTTGAGCCCGGAGGAAATCACCCGCTGCTTCCACGAGTGTGAGGGAGACCTGGACAAGATGGTGCAGCGGCTGGAGGTCTCCAAGCGTGCGCTTCAGCGCCGGGTGCGCGAGCTGGGCCTGGGGGCGTGACACGTCAGGAGCGGCTTTGACGCGCCGCTGACGTGTTCACCGGGGCGCTGGCGTGGCAGGTTGCAGGTGAACCCAGAGCGAAGCCGCGCCTGGAGCCGCTGGTACGGGGACTGCAATCTCGCGCTGGCAACGTTCTTCAACACCCCCAAGCGGGGAGGAGCCACGGCCCATGGCCAGCATCACCGTTACCATCTTCAGCAATGACGACATCCGCTACTCGCCGAGCTCGGTGGTTCGCCACGGGGACACGGTGACGTTCGCGCTCCACGACATTCCCGGGGAGGTCGACGTGGCTTTCGACGCGGGCAGCTGCCTCACCCCGCCAGGGCCCTACACGCTGAATGGCCACTCCCTGCTGACGTCGTCCTCCCAGCAGACCGTGACCCTGACCGCGGACGCGCACCGGTACGCCTTCACCGTGACCATCCCCGGCGGCACCGAGGAGAGCAGGAAGCGCGGAGAGCATGAGACGAAGAAGGGCGGCCTCGACGTGACGACCGACCCTCCGGAAGACCCCAAGGACGCGAAGTAGTCGCAGCCGCGCCGCTCAAGGCGTGGAAGGGCCGGCCATCCGCTCTCGCGACGCGGAGAGCAGGTCCTTCCACGCGGGCGCGAGGTGCGGGTTGGACGCGAGTGCTTCCTCCAGCTCCTCCCGCGCCTCGTTGGAGGCGAGGGCGTCCGCCAGCGACAGCCGCATGCTGGCGCGAAGCACCCGGGCCCGCGCCCACCGGGGCCGGGCGGACAGGACGTGCTCGGCCAGCGTCAGGCCCTGCGTCAACGCCCCGCTCGGGTCGTCTCCCTGTCGCGCCTTCCACGCCGCCCACTCGCGCTGGAGGTGCCCGGCGGCCAGCCAGTACTCGAGCTTCCCGGGCGCCAGCTCCAGCGCCTTCGTGAAGGCCGCCGCTGCTTCCTCGAAGTCCGCGCTCCGGGCCTGTTCCCGCCGCGCAAGCCAGCGGGCCCGCACGGCGCGCGCCTCACCGAGGTATCGCCACGTGGCGCCCAGGCGGGGGTTGAGCCCCTGCGCGCGCGTCAGCGCCTCCTCGGCCCGGGCCACGTCCTTCCGCACGTCTCTTCCGTCCTCCAGCGTCCACGTCGCCGTCAGCGTGTGCACCCGGGCGGCGTTCACCCAGAGGTCCGCGTCCTCGGGGAGGAACTGGAGCGCCTGGTGGTACGCGTCCAGGGCAGCGCGGGCGCTCGGGCCCGGGTCTACCCTCCGCGCGAGCTGGTGCGCGGCGCGCAGGGCCCACACCTCGCCCAGGTTGTTGTAGGCGTAGCCCTGCTGGGGCGCCACCGTCCGGGCCTGCTCGAAGGCCCGCTGGGACGCGGCGAGCAGGGGCTCGGGGGCTCCGCCTTCCTCCCAGCGCTGCTCCGCCTGCCACAGCAGCGCCACGCCCACGCCGTTGTGGAGCTGC
Above is a genomic segment from Pyxidicoccus trucidator containing:
- a CDS encoding sigma 54-interacting transcriptional regulator; this encodes MPTKHTLSADMSTPPGRDPARRSPTVRTVPTLTIVAHPQLQRVGDRLLLESLATDGKPAALSRNAPDFSRPGGLLALPLGDPFISRTPVQFEPGPEEGVRLRVPEDATQVRVATEPLIGRRDFTREELAAGVPLVLAERVVLLLHLTSPTQDSGPEDLGIVGQGEGIRHVREDIARVADLDVPVLIRGETGTGKELVARAIHERGARRAGPFVSVNLGALAKELVSAELFGVERGAYTGAVKDREGFFRAAQGGTLFLDEVGEAPAEVQTALLRVLETGEVYPVGGHTPVPVDVRLVSATDAELEARIEERQFRAPLLHRLAGYEIHVPPLRARREDISPLFLHFARQELEATGEAGRLSSSEPRAEPWLTAALAVRLIRYAWPGNVRQLRNVARQLVIGSRGLSRLRVDTRLEQLLDVEALPVPGRASAPTEAPAPDGTEPKGSRRKPAEVGEQELLEALRACSWDLKATADWLGIPRPSVYVLIDKSSLLRTARDLSPEEITRCFHECEGDLDKMVQRLEVSKRALQRRVRELGLGA
- a CDS encoding HD domain-containing phosphohydrolase, which translates into the protein MPSLPQTLRLAEVLGALSLATDLANGNPMETALRTCLLAVELAREAGGSEQEVSDAYDAGMLRYVGCTAFAPEEAAAMGDDIAAKQLYSPVDFGRNAELLPATLMRLGKGLGPLKRTRVVAGTLVGAKRAYGAMARSTCEVAVRLAARLGMGAGVTEALGQLYERWDGKGAPGAREGEALSFVARVLHVACAAEVHHRLGGASAAREMVRKRSGSHFDPRVARTFDRCAPALLVRLDAPSVWDAVLAAEPGRRPPEDAARLEDVARAFADFVDLKSTYTLGHSSGVAALSEAAGRAAGLDAATCTMLRRAGLLHDLGMVSVPTNLWDKPGPLSAAEWERVRLHPHYTERVLARSPLLAPLGALAGAHHERLDGSGYHRNVPAAMLGLPARILAAADSYHAMTEARPHRPARTADEAARNLEAEVSARRLDGEAARAVLEAAGHRARRKRGAWPAGLSDREVEVLRLVAQGCSNKEVAQKLSISARTVQHHTLHIYDKLGVSTRAAAALFAMENDLLKT